Below is a window of Deinococcus multiflagellatus DNA.
GATGCACGAACTGCTGCACGCCCTGGGCGTGGGCACCCTGTGGACGGCCGAGTCCAGGGTGTCCATTGGCGGCCAGAGCGACGACCGGTCCTTTGTGCGCCGTGAGGGCAAAACGTGGCTCTACACCGCGCCCCGGGCACTGGCCGCGTACCGCGCCCTGGGCGGCCAGGGCAGCGGCATTCCGCTGGACCCGGACGCCGGTCACTGGGCGGGCAAGACCGTGTGCGCCGAGATTCTGTCGGGTGAGGCGGGCGAGTACAGCGGGCGCGTTAATCCGGTCAGCCCCCTGACGCTGGCGGCCTTGGAGGATCTGGGGTACCGGGTGAATGTGGGGACAGCGGCGCCCTTTCAATTGCCCCGGCCGGGCCAGGGGTGCGCGGCCCAGCGCAGCGCGGCAGGCACGGGCGCGGCGCCAAACATGCCAGCGGGCGGGTTTACCAGTTGCGCGCAGGCCCGGGCGGCGGGCGTGCCCACCCCGATCCGGCGGGGCCAGCCCGGCTACCGGCCGGAACTGGACGGCGACGGCGACGGTCTGGCCTGTGAAACCCCCGGCCGCTGACAGCAGTCTGCCGTGACGCCGCAGGGAGGAAAGCACCTCCTCCAAGCCAGGCCAACCTCTGTTTGTGGCGGTCACTCGCGCCGCTCGTGCCAGATGACCTGAAGGGTTCGCTTTCGGGTCATCTGGTGACTGCTCTGAGACGCATGGCCGGCCCGTTCCAAACCCCTGTCTTTTGCTCCTCTGCTGCACAGCACAAGCCGCTCGGTCGGCAATATTCCGTCATGCGTTCACCCCCAGGGCCACAGGTTGCCAAGACAGGTGACCGAGCCCCACAAATAGTTGACTTGTTTTGTCG
It encodes the following:
- a CDS encoding excalibur calcium-binding domain-containing protein codes for the protein MTPLRLASPRFLRWLWGWLAGLATCLALSGASAAPFVIETRLLGRPLSAAQKASVQEAAARVAALIQSPYEPVRVDLPADSCEEGLPRLNETVKRFFVFVVVKNLDEDLYGSAQPCELHDGSFLPIYGVVDLNARGLNELSREDLLDTVMHELLHALGVGTLWTAESRVSIGGQSDDRSFVRREGKTWLYTAPRALAAYRALGGQGSGIPLDPDAGHWAGKTVCAEILSGEAGEYSGRVNPVSPLTLAALEDLGYRVNVGTAAPFQLPRPGQGCAAQRSAAGTGAAPNMPAGGFTSCAQARAAGVPTPIRRGQPGYRPELDGDGDGLACETPGR